The sequence GGGAAGACAGGTGAGACAAGTGAGGAGGAAGATGAAGTGGAAGATGAGGATTGAATGATCGATCTGCACCAACATTGGGCCTTGTCCAAACCCAAAAGAATTAGgattatttaaatatatgtattaaGAATAAATAAGATTTTCTTTTAATCATTCAGGTGTCATTTGAATAATATCTTAAATGTTATCatcttttttaataaaaatctataatcaatgttttgtttaatatttgtttaaatatgtttatgtcattcttttatttataatattgtttattattatttaaaattttctataaaaatcataaaaactttataaaataaataatgattttttaaaattaaactaaGTAAACGTGTATTGTATGTTGCTTGCACCAGTATATGTACATTCCGAGAGATATATAGAAAGGAGGACAACAGCAATAGGTCGAGAATTTGTGAGACAGCAAATTTGCGCCATCAAAAGTACCCATATTGCGCCGGCATAGGTCAAAAACATTTCGTCGAGTCACCTTTCGTCGGCGCAATTTAGCGCTGGCAAAGGTTTCCGGTGACATTTCGTCGGCGATGTATTAACTGCGCCGGCAAAGTATGTTGTACCGGCGGTTTTAAATAACGCCGACAAAAGTCAACGCGCCAGCAAAAGTGCGTCGGATTATGCATTGACGGCTCTTTTTCACCGACGGTTGGACCACTTTCACCGGCAAACAATGTTGCCGATGAAAGTTGAATTGGTGGGACTTTTGTCGACGCTCTATAGAGTCCAACTTAATTGGGCGTGACTCTTGTGTTGGGCCAGTATTACTAACAATTTCAATAGTCTACCTTTTTGCagcactactagaaatatagacTTTTACTTTAGCTTTTATGCTCAACATACGAAAAAACTAAAGTAAAAGACTTATTAAACTCTTTTACTTTGCTTTTGGATCTAGCGCTAAAAAAATAGATACTACTTCACTTTCttaaaaaacgaagttaaaattCAATGGGAAGAGGGCCACATTTGGTTGCACATGCCCACGACTTTATTTTGGAAGTAATAAGGTTGTAGAAAAAAGGTCAATCCAAACACGCCCTGTTGGTAGAAAGTTTAATTTACCGATGACTTTGCTCGGCACTTTCATGATCATTGACTTCTTAAAAAATGTGGACTTGGTACGTACTTTTATTACGTACCAAGAAAATTTATATTACTAATTAATAAGTTTGTTGACACATAAATGAccctataattaattttatagctACGCAGTTTGGTCAATTTTAAGAGTGGTGTCATGTATGGTATATGGAATGAATCTACAAAGAAATTGAGATAGTGGAATGGGTCAACAAAGAAAGAAAGCACTACTATAGGACGTTTTCTGTCTATATAAGAAGATTTGCAATCGTAAAAGTAGATGATAAAGGTTTATAGTGAATGAGAAAAACAAGAGAAGAGTAACCCattttccatttattcttttgGGTTTAAGAAATAATAGTCATATGcaaagtgatcatgggtttattTCCAATCGATAAGAGTTTACTTCGAGCAGGAGATCACGTTTACGGCTACAGAAACACGCACGTCTACACCCACCACGGttagttttaatttatatattccTATATATAGCAGATGAATAATTTGTTAAATGCATGCTTTTTCCTTCAAAGATCgatacaaaaataataataataatttttgagTGTTTATATAATGTGTAATAGTCAGAATATAGATTATTTTGTATTGGCCCGATAAAAGGTTTAACATCTATTCATGAGTAAATGATCTATTTATTCTCATCAATAAACAGGAATATATGTTGGAGATGATAGAGTGATTCATTTCACAAGCCCTGACTTCTCCAAATCACCAAACCATGTCACCAGCTGCGGAGACTGCAACTACGCTCCAACGAAGGACCGAGGAGTGGTCAAGTCCTGCCTTGACTGCTTCCTCAACGGCCACAGTCTCTATCTCTTCGACTATGGTGTCTCATCTTCGAGGTTTTTCTTCAATAGATCAGGAACATGCTCCACCGGCTCATGCATCTACTCCCCAGACGACGTCGTCCGACGCGCCGCCGATATCTTAAACTCCGACGAGGGTTTCGGCGATTACGACTTTTCTACGAGCAATTGTGAGACCTTCGCAGTGTACTGCAAGACTGGCAAACGTGTAAGCTTGCAAATCTTTTCTTGGAAAAATAAAGGAAAGACTGCGTTTGAAGATATGACTCGTCAGCCCCTTTCTGTGAAGAACACGGCTAAAACTGTGTTTAATGTGCTTGTGAAACAGAAGATTGATACGCTTCGATATGATATAAGAATGCATCAACAAGAATCTAATGGtgcagacgaagatcaacaagaAAAAaaggatgatgatgatggtgacaAGATTCGAAGCGTACCTTTTCTACCTCTGTTCAACCCGTTACCTTGTCAGATGCCTTACATGCTCCCTCTATTTCTCATAATCTTATTAGTGTTGCCCATTTATGCAAAGATAGTTCTCATATTCTTATTAGTGTTGTCCGTTTATGCAAAGATAATCATGTCAAACATCATCACGATACTCAGAAAGTTCTTCACGGCCACCTAGTTGATGGTCTCTATCGACTGTCTCTCCCCACATCATCAACCCTTCTCTCCGTCACCGTCCAATTCTGTCTCTCCTCGACTCTTTCTCGCAAGACCTCTTTGTTGAAATATTAAACTTGATTTATTATTGTTAGTTTCTAGAATTTGCATGAATTTGGAGTTTCTAGAGTTTCCATGTATTTACTATAGTTTCTAGCTAGTGTCTTTGTGTGTATTTACTAGAAGTTGTTGGGTTTTTAGCATTCTAGAACTCCACTTTCTTAATTAGCATATGAGAATTATCTAGAATATTCTGCTAGCTAATAAATTGGACTTGGTCATTGTTCCTCTGTGATCACTAATCAAGTGTTGTGTACACATGGATCTTTGGGCAGCTTCCCCATGGTCTCTATTAATGGGTATAAATATTTTCTTCTGCttattgatgatttttctcgCTATTCCTCGCTGTATCTCTTAAAATCTAAGGATGAATGTACTAATCTTTTTATTCAGTTTCATACTATGGTTATAACTCAATTTATTAATGTCTCTATACAAAAGGTCCAAGTAAACTACAAAATTTttcaaagaattttttttattttaacggttttttttatttttgcccGTTAATCTTAACGGAATAaccgaatatttttatatttaacggtagattgtaaacatgtcttaaacttaaataaaatgaataactgaacaagttaaaataagatattttttagatattttaaaatgataactatttaaaaataataaaatcatatattttataacttaaataaaatttaattaaacttaaacttaatactatattaaacatataatatttaatcttTCGTTGTCAATGTCAAATTCAGAAAGCTAGAGaaaacatatacttaaacaaaaataaatgaataaattaaaataggattttttaaaaatattttatgataatttaaataattaaattgtatttaattaaaaataataaagacatacatattatttttttcttataaatttgtatgatagtttattttttatcaagtgattggagctctttttcaacatcaaattcaccaaaggacattgtgagaatcattagaaacaaaaaatagttgatgcatatattcccaaaattttattttaaatattattttattcttatatatatgtcatataaccatgtaaatatatatctatgtcaacgttgtctttagatttcatatatgtagaaattattgatataaatatgtaaatatactatagaactataattcattcaattatatatatatatattttaaaaacagtaaaccagtttttattaaaattataaacaattttacaaCTTTAAatctaagcaaacgtgcattgcacgttgcttctacctaggatatatatgtgtatatatactagatacaagcaacattTATATATGTAACGCCCTCGATAACCCAAGACCGtaacactgtgtactttaaataatgcttaactcgctaaatgagtcattaggttataaatgtgcatctaagtgttattaataggccagggtgaaaatttcggtcaaaaggaatggatatattttaataaaaatgttgAATTGCACATGGGCGataaaagtgttttataaagttatttacaatccaaaatggtcattactgtaaaaaagttacaacccgccaacctaagcggcaaaaatagggttaaaccctacttcccctgagaaacacattggtcgtggtggtcaagcagctgcatatgtacacatcgccacctaaactctccactcaaggctgtgtgtgtttttctttccctttacctgcacaacatagcactcgtgaaccaaggctcagcaagaaaacttattactgcatctATACAgcataaataaatgattatggggcttgcaaccctaatcagatggtgactGATAATAAGTCTTttggggtagatgactaataagtctatttcCGGGGTAGAGAAAAAATAAGTCTCCCTAAATAaaagactaataagtctctcccaAATTCATCTTAATTTTCAACACTCTGATGTGTCAATTCGGCACGTTGGACTAGGTCATCAATCCTATGTGATCACTAATCAAGTGTTGCGTACACAAGGATCTTTGGGCAGCTTCCCCATGGTCTCTATTAATGGATATAAATATTTTCTTCTACTTATTGATCATTTTTCTCGCTTTTCCTCACTGTATCTCTTAGAATCCAAGGATGAATGTGCTAATCTTTTTATTCAGTTTCATACTATGGTTAAAACTCATTTTATTAATGTCTCTATTCAAAAGGTCCAAACTGACCATGGTACAAAATTTCTTCCTCTTCTAAATTTATTTCTCCAACACGGGATTCATCATCAATTTTCCTGTCCATATACAGGACCACAACATGGGTCCAAACTTTGTGTATTcacttttttctttctaatttgacATTTCTTTAAATAGTCGTTGTTTTGAGTGGTCCTCTTATTAATTAAGTTTATTAATGaagaaagaaataataaaaaaaaaaaaaaactaccatGCTTGTTATAGGTTtgttaattgaattttttttattttaacggcTTTTTATTTTTGCCCGTTAAtcttaacagaatatttttatatttaacgctagattgtaaacatgacttaaacttaaataaaatgaataactaaacaagttaaaataagatatttttttagatattttaaaatgataactatttaaaaataataaaatcatatattttataacttaaataaaatttaattaaatttaaacttaatactatattaaacatataatatataatcttttgttgccattgtcaaattcaaaaactggaaaaaaacataaacttaaacaaaaataaatgaataaattaaaataggatttttttttaaatattttataataatttaaatcattaaatcatatttaattaaaaataataaagacattcatatcatttattttcttataaatttgtgtgatagtttatcttttatcaagtgattgaagctctttttcttcatcaaattcaccaaaggacattgtgagatacattataaacaaaaaatagttgatgcatatatacaactgtctacactatgattttttttttcttattttatttatattattaatttctttttaaatattattttattttatatatatgtcagaTAACCATGTAAATCTAACGTTGTGTTTAGATTtcatatatgtagaaattattaatataaatatgtatatatactatataactataattcattcaattatatatatatatattttaaaaacagtaaacttgtttttattaaaattatagacaatgtttataattttaaaactaaacaaacgtgcattgcacattgcttctacctaggatatatatatatatatatactagatactaGCAACGTTTATTTATGTAACCCCATAGATaacccaagaccgtcacactgtgtactttaaataatgcttaactcgctaaacgagtcattaggttataaatgtgcatctaggtattattaataggcCAGATTGAAAATTTCGGTCTAaaagaatggatatattttaattaaaacgtTAAATTTTACATACAATCTTGATACCCCATGTTTACTTTGACTCGGTAAACCTAGCTATACTAATTGATTAGTCACCAATGAATCAATCAACAAGTAGTTTCTACCTATAAAGTCCTCAAATGTTGATGACATGATGAAATGATCAATACATAAATGTCAATTTCCATGTGATTATCAGTTAATGCACTTTCAAAGTTCCCTAAGTACGTAAAACACGTTTCAACAACTACTTTCAAGACCTCTTACTACTCTAATAACTTATCAGCACTTAATTAAGCTGGGGCCATGTGCATACTTGTGTTATGATGAGTATGTCAAATtaagtattattttctttaagaaaTTAATGTCATCAAGTTGATATTTTCAATCATCTCTTAATTAATTAAGATATGAAAAAATTGTATTATGAAAATTAAGGCCAAAGACCAGGAATTATATATGTGAGGATTGCGACTTCTCTCATGCTTATTTGTTCTaaattttctattaaaaaaaatgctcatttttaaTAGGGAATATAACCATTTGATACTTTatattttatcgaaatacaatCTTGATACCCCatgtttttaataatgctcatatggtactctGTAGTTTGAAATTGTATATAATAGCTACCCTGGACTCAAATGtcaacaataaaattttatcaatgtGACCAAATTATCATCAATAATATGCAATTAGGCAATTAAATAtgaatttgaaactcatataattgaagACAGCTTTGTTATATTGATAAATTTAAGTCTAGGGtgccaaatatgtatgatttcaaattaAAAGACAGCAAATgtgtattattgaaaatatagggTACTAAATATATATTTCGATAAAACAAAGGGTAGCAAATGAGTATTTACCAGTTTTAGTATGGAAATATATTGTATTCTTGTATTTTTAATGAAACTTTTTCTATTGTACTTCAATTGGGACTTGTGCAAAATTTTACACTTGTatttatatactagatacaagcaacgtgcaatatgcacgtttgcttagttttatttatagaatttattaattatttttattaaatgtatattaatatcatataaatttcaaataaatatcatattttaattacataatttatttatttatgtttaagtttatgtttgttctagtttttaaatttgggagtggcaacaatagattatatattatatgtttaatgtaatattaaatattatacgtggattttaaatttaagtttcttgctattttttttaaaaccaatttgttgttaattgacaatagattatattatatgtttaatatggtattattctaataagtaagtttaagtttattagattttatttaatttataaaatgtacgattttttttttttttaaataattatcattgtaaaatatttcaaaaatatcttattttaatttgtttaattatttattatttttaaataattatcactgtaaaatatctaaaaaatattccattttaatttgtttaattatttattatttgtaaataattatcattgtaaaatatctcaaaaatatctattttaattttttaaatatttattttattttatttaagtttaagtgtttacaaactaccgttaaatataagaatattctgttaaatacaagaatatttcgttaaagttaagattaaaaaaataaaaaaccgttaaaataaaaatatttccgttatctacacacttatcaTATAGAAGAGATggtttaattactaaaatatcattatgcctataataataaatctataaATGTAATGAGTGGGGTGTTAAGTATGTGTTGCAAAAGAGAACAAAAAAGGAGATTAATTCATGAATAAATACAGCCAACGTATTTGCGGGGCAtaaatttatttctttattatttaAGAATAttctataataatataatttattatttcttttatgctttattttattatagTGACATATATGAAGAATTTATTATGAGAGGAAATGTAAtggaaaattgttatattttataataaaatctTTGAGAGAGAGTCTATTTTATAGTTATATGTCTCTATATGATTTAcataaattaaatttcaaaagcAGCAGCTTAACtcctataaatataataaatgatttttatttatatatttattatggtCAATCTCAAcccaaatatgtattttaaaataaaaaaaaaaaaacaatgcctgaaatgaataaattaatatgtaaaagaagaagaagaaacagccaatttaaaattaatttagttATAAATAATCTAGGACACAAAGTCCACCTGACAACTCAAATGggccctattaattctaaaatatTAAAAGCAACATTAAccatatatgtgtgtgtttttcTTATCATTGGTAGAAAAGTTATTAAAACCCGCTATTTAATATTTTAAGGTATCTACTACTAAATGAGGTGACACTCTATGTTTAGTTAACAATacttcataatacttattaaattgaAATGTGTGAGACTCTATATTAGATTACACCAATATATAAGAATATGACATCTTCTTGTGGTGTTGGGCATCCACATAAACTCTCaacacagagagagagagagagagagaaatgggaaTAATATCAAACAGCATCAAAAGAAGCCAGCTCCGGCCAGGAGAAAAGCAGACACATACTCCCACCACGGTACCAAATCATATTGTGATGTATGTTATGAATACAACAATGTTTCTTCAGTtcaatatatattattttcttacgatctgatcatatatatatacaccatGCATGAGTGTTACTACGTATACTTATATGCATTATGTATGGAAAATATAATTGTAGGAATTTACATTGGAGAAGACAGAGTAATCCAATTCACAAGAACAAAAGAAAGCAAAATCTCAAAATTCATACTAAGAAAATCCTGTGAAAAGTGTAAGTACAACCCACGTAGGGACAAAGGAGTGGTGAAGACCTGTGTTGACTGCTTTCTAAAGAAACATAGGCTCTTTCGATGTGAATACAATGTCTCCATGATTCAGTGTCTCGTCAAAAAGTCAGGTTCATGCATCACAGATCTTCCAACACTCCTGAGAAGGTGATTCAACTCGCCACCGCAATGTATGATAAAGAAGGAAAAAAGTTTGGAGAATATCACCCTATCGAGAACAACTGTGAGTCCTTTGCTTTCTACTGCACAACAAACTATCGTAAGAGCATTCAAGGAAATGCTTTCAAAGCTCTAGTTGAGACTGTTTATCAAACGGCCACCAGTGGTGAACATGATTCTATTAGAGCCATTACTGAGTCTTTTATAAGAAATTTCTTTACGAATAAAGCCCAAAGAATCAATGATCAAGGGAAGACAGGTGAGACAAGTGAGGAGGAAGATGAAGTGGAAGATGAGGATTGAATGATCGATCTGCACCAACATTGGGCCTTGTCCAAACCCAAAAGAATTAGgattatttaaatatatgtattaaGAATAAATAAGATTTTCTTTTAATCATTCAGGTGTCATTTGAATAATATCTTAAATGTTATCatcttttttaataaaaatctataatcaatgttttgtttaatatttgtttaaatatgtttatgtcattcttttatttataatattgtttattattatttaaaattttctataaaaatcataaaaactttataaaataaataatgattttttaaaattaaactaaGTAAACATGTATTGTATGTTGCTTGCACCAGTATATGTACATTCCGAGAGATATATAGAAAGGAGGACAACAGCAATAGGTCGAGAATTTGTGAGACAGCAAATTTGCGCCATCAAAAGTACCCATATTGCGCCGGCATAGGTCAAAAACATTTCGTCGAGTCACCTTTCGTCGGCGCAATTTAGCGCTGGCAAAGGTTTCCGGTGACATTTCGTCGGCGATGTATTAACTGCGCCGACAAAGTATGTTGTACCGACGGTTTTAAATAACGCCGACAAAAGTCAACGCGCCAGCAAAAGTGCGTCGGATTATGCATTGACGGCTCTTTTTCACCGACGGTTGGACCACTTTCACCGGCAAACAATGTTGCCGATGAAAGTTGAATTGGTGGGACTTTTGTCGACGCTCTATAGAGTCCAACTTAATTGGGCGTGACTCTTGTGTTGGGCCAGTATTACTAACAATTTCAATAGTCTACCTTTTTGCagcactactagaaatatagacTTTTACTTTAGCTTTTATGCTCAACATACGAAAAAACTAAAGTAAAAGACTTATTAAACTCTTTTACTTTGCTTTTGGATCTAGCGCTAAAAAAATAGATACTACTTCACTTTCttaaaaaacgaagttaaaattCAATGGGAAGAGGGCCACATTTGGTTGCACATGCCCACGACTTTATTTTGGAAGTAATAAGGTTGTAGAAAAAAGGTCAATCCAAACACGCCCTGTTGGTAGAAAGTTTAATTTACCGATGACTTTGCTCTGCACTTTCATAATCATTGACTTCTTAAAAAATGTGGACTTGGTACGTACTTTTATTACGTACCAAGAAAATTTATATTACTAATTAATAAGTTTGTTGACACATAAATGAccctataattaattttatagctACGCAGTTTGGTCAATTTTAAGAGTGGTGTCATGTATGGTATATGGAATGAATCTACAAAGAAATTGAGATAGTGGAATGGGTCAACAAAGAAAGAAAGCACTACTATAGGACGTTTTCTGTCTATATAAGAAGATTTGCAATCGTAAAAGTAGATGATAAAGGTTTATAGTGAATGAGAAAAACAAGAGAAGAGTAACCCattttccatttattcttttgGGTTTAAGAAATAATAGTCATATGcaaagtgatcatgggtttattTCCAATCGATAAGAGTTTACTTCGAGCAGGAGATCACGTTTACGGCTACAGAAACACGCACGTCTACACCCACCACGGttagttttaatttatatattccTATATATAGCAGATGAATAATTTGTTAAATGCATGCTTTTTCCTTCAAAGATCgatacaaaaataataataataatttttgagTGTTTATATAATGTGTAATAGTCAGAATATAGATTATTTTGTATTGGCCCGATAAAAGGTTTAACATCTATTCATGAGTAAATGATCTATTTATTCTCATCAATAAACAGGAATATATGTTGGAGATGATAGAGTGATTCATTTCACAAGCCCTGACTTCTCCAAATCACCAAACCATGTCACCAGCTGCGGAGACTGCAACTACGCTCCAACGAAGGACCGAGGAGTGGTCAAGTCCTGCCTTGACTGCTTCCTCAACGGCCACAGTCTCTATCTCTTCGACTATGGTGTCTCATCTTCGAGGTTTTTCTTCAATAGATCAGGAACATGCTCCACCGGCTCATGCATCTACTCCCCAGACGACGTCGTCCGACGCGCCGCCGATATCTTAAACTCCGACGAGGGTTTCGGCGATTACGACTTTTCTACGAGCAATTGTGAGACCTTCGCAGTGTACTGCAAGACTGGCAAACGTGTAAGCTTGCAAATCTTTTCTTGGAAAAATAAAGGAAAGACTGCGTTTGAAGATATGACTCGTCAGCCCCTTTCTGTGAAGAACACGGCTAAAACTGTGTTTAATGTGCTTGTGAAACAGAAGATTGATACGCTTCGATATGATATAAGAATGCATCAACAAGAATCTAATGGtgcagacgaagatcaacaagaAAAAaaggatgatgatgatggtgacaAGATTCGAAGCGTACCTTTTCTACCTCTGTTCAACCCGTTACCTTGTCAGATGCCTTACATGCTCCCTCTATTTCTCATAATCTTATTAGTGTTGCCCATTTATGCAAAGATAGTTCTCATATTCTTATTAGTGTTGTCCGTTTATGCAAAGATAATCATGTCAAACATCATCACGATACTCAGAAAGTTCTTCACGGCCACCTAGTTGATGGTCTCTATCGACTGTCTCTCCCCACATCATCAACCCTTCTCTCCGTCACCGTCCAATTCTGTCTCTCCTCGACTCTTTCTCGCAAGACCTCTTTGTTGAAATATTAAACTTGATTTATTATTGTTAGTTTCTAGAATTTGCATGAATTTGGAGTTTCTAGAGTTTCCATGTATTTACTATAGTTTCTAGCTAGTGTCTTTGTGTGTATTTACTAGAAGTTGTTGGGTTTTTAGCATTCTAGAACTCCACTTTCTTAATTAGCATATGAGAATTATCTAGAATATTCTGCTAGCTAATAAATTGGACTTGGTCATTGTTCCTCTGTGATCACTAATCAAGTGTTGTGTACACATGGATCTTTGGGCAGCTTCCCCATGGTCTCTATTAATGGGTATAAATATTTTCTTCTGCttattgatgatttttctcgCTATTCCTGGCTGTATCTCTTAAAATCTAAGGATGAATGTACTAATCTTTTTATTCAGTTTCATACTATGGTTATAACTCAATTTATTAATGTCTCTATACAAAAGGTCCAAGTAAACTACAAATTTTttcaaagaattttttttattttaacggttttttttatttttgcccGTTAATCTTAACGGAATAaccgaatatttttatatttaacggtagattgtaaacatgtcttaaacttaaataaaatgaataactgAAGaagttaaaataagatattttttagatattttaaaatgataactatttaaaaataataaaatcatatattttataacttaaataaaatttaattaaacttaaacttaatactatattaaacatataatatttaatcttTCGTTGTCAATGTCAAATTCAGAAAGCTAGAGaaaacatatacttaaacaaaaataaatgaataaattaaaataggattttttaaaaatattttatgataatttaaataattaaattgtatttaattaaaaataataaagacatacatattatttttttcttataaatttgtatgatagtttattttttatcaagtgattggagctctttttcaacatcaaattcaccaaaggacattgtgagaatcattagaaacaaaaaatagttgatgcatatattcccaaaattttattttaaatattattttattcttatatatatgtcatataaccatgtaaatatatatctatgtcaacgttgtctttagatttcatatatgtagaaattattgatataaata is a genomic window of Humulus lupulus unplaced genomic scaffold, drHumLupu1.1 SCAFFOLD_127, whole genome shotgun sequence containing:
- the LOC133811171 gene encoding uncharacterized protein LOC133811171 gives rise to the protein MGLFPIDKSLLRAGDHVYGYRNTHVYTHHGIYVGDDRVIHFTSPDFSKSPNHVTSCGDCNYAPTKDRGVVKSCLDCFLNGHSLYLFDYGVSSSRFFFNRSGTCSTGSCIYSPDDVVRRAADILNSDEGFGDYDFSTSNCETFAVYCKTGKRVSLQIFSWKNKGKTAFEDMTRQPLSVKNTAKTVFNVLVKQKIDTLRYDIRMHQQESNGADEDQQEKKDDDDGDKIRSVPFLPLFNPLPCQMPYMLPLFLIILLVLPIYAKIVLIFLLVLSVYAKIIMSNIITILRKFFTAT